Genomic DNA from Niabella ginsenosidivorans:
AAAAAGATCCTGGCCAATCAATAAGGTATCCCTGTTTTATTAGCTTTGTGCTTTCAGCAGGCAATGAACCATTACAACATCTATTCTAAAAAGCATCCGGCGGTCAATGCCCTTTAAGGACCGATATAACCCAATACTATTAACTGATCCCCAACAGGTATATCCAAATTAACTTAAAGGCAGTCCATTTTTTTTTAGATATAAGGAATTGTACAAAGATCACCAATCCGGGCTTTCCTATTTACACTGCCAAATCATCGAGCGAGGCATCATACCTGGGCTGCCTTACAGCAAATGCACAGTAAGATAACATTATTCCTGCCGTTACGGCTTAACCTACTTTAACTTTATCCGGTAATAAAGACAGTACTTTTGTCTTTTAATTTTTAAAATCAACAGCATGGAAAATAAAGTACTGGGTTTACACCATATAACCGCAATTGCAGACAACGCAAAGCGCAATCATGAATTTTATACAACAGTTCTGGGATTGCGCCTGGTTAAAAAGACCGTCAATTTTGATGACCCTTCTACCTACCACTTCTACTATGGCAATGAAAACGGCACCCCCGGAACCATCCTTACCTTTTTCCCCTGGGAAGGGATCGGCCAGGGTAAGAACGGGGCGGGCATGGCTACTGATATCGGCTTTGCAGTTCCGGAAAACAGCCTTGACTCCTGGAAAGAGCGTTTTAACGGCAATAAGATACCCTACAAAGAGGAGATGGTATTTGGGGAACAACAGCTGTCATTTGCAGATCCGGACGGCTTAAAGCTGTCGCTGATCATTCCCCGAACCAAAGATGAGCGTACACCCTGGCAAACAGCAGCTATTGCACCGTCCATGGGCATTAAAGGGTTTCATA
This window encodes:
- a CDS encoding ring-cleaving dioxygenase, translating into MENKVLGLHHITAIADNAKRNHEFYTTVLGLRLVKKTVNFDDPSTYHFYYGNENGTPGTILTFFPWEGIGQGKNGAGMATDIGFAVPENSLDSWKERFNGNKIPYKEEMVFGEQQLSFADPDGLKLSLIIPRTKDERTPWQTAAIAPSMGIKGFHNATLTLRKAAPTAKVLTELLGYRQTVQEGNRYRFTNENIDTANHIDIIEDANAGYGRNAAGTNHHIAFRVKDDTIQMELREKIASAGLNITPQIDRDYFYSLYFREPGGVLFEIATDNPGFTRDEPLNELGTALKLPKQYEGARAKIESILPKL